A genomic segment from Nicotiana tabacum cultivar K326 chromosome 7, ASM71507v2, whole genome shotgun sequence encodes:
- the LOC107821785 gene encoding annexin D3 isoform X2: protein MGTLRIPDVIPSPTEDCESLMKAFKGLGTNEKSVISVLGHRNASQRKKIRETYEQLYNRSLVDDIFAELSGDFRKAVILWTYEPSERDARLANEALKSRKKTITQLQVIVEIACASSPDHLVAVRQAYCGLFNCSLEEDITANVPMPVQKILIGLVRSYRYDKELVDPSTANAEAAILREAIRTKQLDHDNFLMILSTRNVHQLRATFECYKQNYGFSIDQDIKSCGKGLLESILKVVIWCIDTPEKHFAEVVRASIVGIGTDEDSLTRAIVTRAEVDMMKVRGEYFIANKTSLDNAVIGDTSGDYRKFLMTLLGAKV, encoded by the exons ATGGGTACATTGAGAATACCAGATGTAATTCCTTCTCCTACTGAAGACTGTGAATCACTCATGAAAGCATTCAAAG GCCTGGGAACGAATGAGAAGTCGGTAATATCGGTATTGGGGCACAGAAATGCAAGTCAGAGGAAGAAGATCAGAGAAACCTATGAGCAACTTTACAACAGGTCCCTTGTCGATGACATTTTTGCTGAATTATCTGGTGATTTCAGG AAAGCAGTGATCCTGTGGACATATGAGCCTTCTGAAAGAGATGCGCGACTAGCAAATGAAGCCTTGAAGTCAAGAAAGAAAACCATCACCCAATTACAAGTGATAGTAGAGATAGCTTGTGCATCATCTCCTGATCATCTGGTCGCTGTAAGACAAGCATATTGTGGCCTTTTCAACTGTTCACTTGAAGAAGATATCACAGCAAATGTTCCTATGCCTGTACAAAAG ATTCTTATTGGTTTAGTCAGGTCCTATAGATATGATAAAGAATTGGTGGATCCTAGTACTGCAAATGCAGAAGCTGCTATCCTTCGCGAAGCCATACGGACAAAACAGTTGGATCATGACAATTTTCTGATGATACTCAGCACTAGGAATGTTCATCAGCTTAGAGCAACTTTTGAGTGCTATAAACAAAATTATGGATTCTCCATTGACCAG GATATTAAGAGCTGTGGAAAAGGCCTGTTGGAATCTATTTTGAAAGTGGTTATCTGGTGCATTGATACGCCTGAGAAACATTTTGCTGAG GTTGTCAGAGCCTCGATTGTCGGGATAGGAACTGATGAGGATTCTCTAACTAGAGCCATTGTAACTCGAGCTGAAGTTGATATGATGAAAGTAAGGGGAGAGTATTTCATCGCGAACAAGACTAGTCTTGATAATGCAGTTATTGGTGACACATCAGGTGATTACAGGAAGTTCCTGATGACACTGCTTGGTGCCAAAGTATAG
- the LOC107821785 gene encoding annexin D3 isoform X1 gives MGTLRIPDVIPSPTEDCESLMKAFKGRKGLATGCSMYIKGLGTNEKSVISVLGHRNASQRKKIRETYEQLYNRSLVDDIFAELSGDFRKAVILWTYEPSERDARLANEALKSRKKTITQLQVIVEIACASSPDHLVAVRQAYCGLFNCSLEEDITANVPMPVQKILIGLVRSYRYDKELVDPSTANAEAAILREAIRTKQLDHDNFLMILSTRNVHQLRATFECYKQNYGFSIDQDIKSCGKGLLESILKVVIWCIDTPEKHFAEVVRASIVGIGTDEDSLTRAIVTRAEVDMMKVRGEYFIANKTSLDNAVIGDTSGDYRKFLMTLLGAKV, from the exons ATGGGTACATTGAGAATACCAGATGTAATTCCTTCTCCTACTGAAGACTGTGAATCACTCATGAAAGCATTCAAAG GCAGAAAGGGATTAGCTACTGGTTGTTCCATGTACATAAAAG GCCTGGGAACGAATGAGAAGTCGGTAATATCGGTATTGGGGCACAGAAATGCAAGTCAGAGGAAGAAGATCAGAGAAACCTATGAGCAACTTTACAACAGGTCCCTTGTCGATGACATTTTTGCTGAATTATCTGGTGATTTCAGG AAAGCAGTGATCCTGTGGACATATGAGCCTTCTGAAAGAGATGCGCGACTAGCAAATGAAGCCTTGAAGTCAAGAAAGAAAACCATCACCCAATTACAAGTGATAGTAGAGATAGCTTGTGCATCATCTCCTGATCATCTGGTCGCTGTAAGACAAGCATATTGTGGCCTTTTCAACTGTTCACTTGAAGAAGATATCACAGCAAATGTTCCTATGCCTGTACAAAAG ATTCTTATTGGTTTAGTCAGGTCCTATAGATATGATAAAGAATTGGTGGATCCTAGTACTGCAAATGCAGAAGCTGCTATCCTTCGCGAAGCCATACGGACAAAACAGTTGGATCATGACAATTTTCTGATGATACTCAGCACTAGGAATGTTCATCAGCTTAGAGCAACTTTTGAGTGCTATAAACAAAATTATGGATTCTCCATTGACCAG GATATTAAGAGCTGTGGAAAAGGCCTGTTGGAATCTATTTTGAAAGTGGTTATCTGGTGCATTGATACGCCTGAGAAACATTTTGCTGAG GTTGTCAGAGCCTCGATTGTCGGGATAGGAACTGATGAGGATTCTCTAACTAGAGCCATTGTAACTCGAGCTGAAGTTGATATGATGAAAGTAAGGGGAGAGTATTTCATCGCGAACAAGACTAGTCTTGATAATGCAGTTATTGGTGACACATCAGGTGATTACAGGAAGTTCCTGATGACACTGCTTGGTGCCAAAGTATAG